Within Novosphingobium resinovorum, the genomic segment GCCGCCGGAGAACTGCTCGTCCTGCTCCACGGTTTCCATCATGATCTTGGTGATTTGCCCTGCGAAGACGCCCTCGAACTGGCGCGCCACCGCCGCCGGGCTGCGATCCTGCGAGATGACGCGCGCCTGCGTCGGATAGGTATTGATCGGATCGCTCATCCTACTGCACCGCTATTTCGGCCTGCAGCGCGCCCGCCGTCTTGAGCGCCTGCAGGATGGTGATGAGATCGCGCGGGCTGACGCCCAGCGCATTGAGGCCGCCCACCAGCGTCTGCAGCGAAGTGCCGCTGGTCAGCATCGCCAGCGCCGCACCGTTGCCGTCGTTCGCCTGGATGGTGGTGCGCGGCAATACCGCCGTCTGCCCGCCCGAGAACGGCGCGGGCTGCGAGGCCACCGGGGTCTCGGTGACGCTGATCGTCAGCCCCCCTTGCGCGATGGCCACCGGACTGACGCGCACGTCCGCGCCCATGACCACGGTGCCCGCCGCCTCGTTGATGACGATCCGCGCGGGCTGGTCGACCGCGACGGTCAGGTTCTCGACCTGTGTGACAAGGTCGATCAGCGACCCGCTGCCGTAGGGGCGCAGCTCCACCGTGCCGGGGTCGAGCACTTCGGCCGAGCCGGGAGCCTGCCGGTTGATGGTCTGGGCGATCTGGCGCGCGGTGGTGAAATCGGGGTTCTTCAGCGCCAGTTTCAGCGAGTGGGCATTGCGCAGGTCATAAGGCACCTCGCGCTCGATGATGGCGCCGCCGGCGATGCGCGCAGTGGTCATCACACCCCGGCTGAGCTTCGCGCCCGCGCCTTGCGCCTTGAAGCCGGAGACCGCTACGGGGCCTTGCGCCACGGCGTAGATCTCCCCGTCCAGCGCCCGCAGCGAGGAGACGAGGAGGATGCCGCCCTGCAGGCTGCTGGCGTCGCCAAGGGCCGAGACTTGCACGTCCACGGTCGATCCCGAGCGCGCGAACGGCGGCATCGTCGCGGTGACGGTCACGGCGGCGACGTTCTGGGTGAGCATCTGGGTGCCCCGGATGTTGACGCCCATGCGCTCCAGCATCGCCTGCAAGGTCTCCTCGGTGAAGGGGACGTTGCGGATGCGGTCGCCGGTGCCCTGCAGGCCGACGACCAGACCGTAGCCGACCAGCTGGTTGGTGCGCACGTTCTCGACGTCGACGATGTCCTTGATGCGCGGCTGCGGTCCTGCCTGTGCCACCGAGGGCGACAACAGAGCGAGAAGCGCGAGGAGGACGGGCAGCCGGGGCATCGTGTGCATTATAGGATGAAGTTGGGAGGGGCGGGCCGCAGGCGCGCAATTCCTCCCCCGACGGGGGAGGGGGAGGATCATTTCCCCGCCTTCTTCGCCAGCTTCAGCACATAGCCGATGATCTCCGCCACCGCCTGATAGTGCTCGATCGGGATGGGGTGATCGATCTCCACCGCCGCGAAGAGAGCGCGGGCCAGCGGCGGGTTCTCCAGGATCGGCACCCCGGCCTCGGCCGCGACCTCGCGGATGCGCAGCGCCACCGCGTCCACGCCTTTCGCCACCACGGTCGGCGCGGCGGTCACGCCATGCTCGTACTTGAGCGCGACCGCGTAGTGCGTCGGGTTGGTCACGATTACGCTGGCGGTCGGCACTGCCGACATCATCCGCTTGCGCGAGCGCTGCATCTGGATCTGGCGGATCTTGGCCTTGATCTTGGGATCGCCGTCGTTCTGCTTGTGCTCGTCCTTCACTTCCTGAAGGGTCATGCGCATGCGCTGCATGAAGCTGCGCCGCTGCCACAGGAAGTCGAACAGCGCGAGCCCCGCGACCAGCATCGCCACCGCGCGCAGGGCCTCGAACGCGAGCCCCCCCGCCGCCGCGCCGACTGCGGCGGGAGAGCGGCCGACCAGCCCGTCTACGCCCTGCAGACGCGGCGCCAGCACCATCCACACCACGAGGCCGATAGCGCTCATCTTGGCCAACGTCTTGGCGAATTCCACCAGCGCGCGGGTGCCGAACAGGCGCGAGAAACCGCTGGCGGGCGAGAGCTTGGACCATTTGGGCGAAAGACGCGACCAGCTCATGACCGCGCGGCCCTGCAGGAATATCGTGCTCACCGCCGCGGCCATCAGCACCGCGAAGACCGGCAGCAGCGACACCATGGTATGCCACGCGACCCCGGTTGCGAGCCCCTGCGCGCCGTCCGGATCGAGGCTGAAATCCTCGGCATCGCCCCAGAGCCGCTTGAGCATGGTGCCCAGACTCTCGATCGCCGAGAGGCCGAGCCAGCCCGTCACCGCCAGCGCGCCGGCCATCATGGTGGCGTGGCGGACCTCTGGCGCAATGGCGACTTCGCCGCGTTTGCGGGCGTCGTCGAGCTTCTTCTGCGTAGGCTCGTGTGTGCGCTGGTCCTTGTCGAGGGCGTCATCGGCCATGTCAGAGGGTCCACCCGCTCTGCATGAACGTGGCCATGGCGTTGGCGAAAGCGGTGAGCATCGCCCCCAGCGTCATCGCCAGCACCGAGAGGCCGAGCAGCAGGTTCGCCGGCTGCATGATGAAGAACACCTGGATCGAGGGCGCCACCCGCGCCGCCAACCCCTGCCCCAGATTGAACAGCATGCCGTAGAGGATCAGCGGCGCGCACAGGCTCAGCCCCAGCGCCGTCGCCTGCCCCATGACCGCGACGGCAAGGTGCGCAAAGTCGGCCGCCGGGGGCATCCCGCCGACCGGGAAGCTGGCGTAGGACTTGAAGATCGAGGCGATCCACAAGTGATGCACGCCCGTCGAGAGGCACACCACGATCGCCGCGACACCGACGAACCGCGCCAGCAGCGGCACCTGCCCGCCCATCGCCGCATCGACCACCAGCGCGGAGGACAACCCCACCTGCTGCGAGGCCAGCGCTCCGGCAATGGCGGCGGCGCTGAACAGGATGCGCACGATCATGCCGAGCGCAAGGCCGATCATGACCTCGCCGATCACCAGCAGCGGCATCGACAGGCCGGACTGCAGCGCAGGCGTCACGTGCGGCTCCAGCATGCCGTACATCCCGAAGGTGAAGGCCAGCGCCATGACGAGGCGGATCTGCATCGGCAATCCGTCGTCAGAGAAGGCGGGCAGCAGCATGATGACGCTGCCGACGCGGCAGAACAGCAGCAGGAACGCCGCCGTATCGATCGGCAGGCGCAGCAGGGTCGCGAGGTCGATGGCGTTCATGCGGTCGTGCCCGCGCGGTACACCCAACTGGTCATTCCCGCGAAGGCGGGAACCCAGCTGGTGACATTGCGTGTTGCACCGGCATCAGTTGGGTCCCCGCCTTCGCGGGGATGACGGATCGGATTTTGATGCCCCAGCTCTCGCCTATGCGGGCTTCGATCAAGCACGATCTGCGGCCTAATGCGCGACGATGGCGTCGGCCACGCGGTCCATGAAATTGCTCAGGGCATGGCCGATCATCGGCAGGCTGAGCAGCATCACCACGCCCAGCACCAGCAGCTTGGGCACGAAAGTCAGCGTCATTTCCTGCACTTGCGTCAGCGCCTGCAGCAGACCGATGAGCACGCCGACGATCAGCGCGGCGATCAGCATCGGCCCGCAGATGGTCAGCATCAGCACCAGCGCGGCGCGGGCGAGTTCTATGGCGGCGTCGGGGGTCATGGGGCCATGATCATGGGGCTGTGTGGGCCTCCCATCCTTCGACAAGCTCAGGATGAGCGGAGTGAGCGGAGGATAGGCAAAAGGGTTCCGAGTAAAGGGCCAAAGCCCCCCGACCCCGCTCAAGCTGAGTGCTGAGCTTGTCGAAGCATCGAAGCCCCCCGGACAGGGCGCAACACCCGCTCATCCCTAGATCTGCATCTTCATGATGTCGGAGTAGGCCGAGACCACCCGGTCGCGCACCGCCACTACCGTATCGAGCGCGGTTTCCGCCGCGCCGATGGCGGTGACGACGTCGATCAGGTCGCCCTTGCCGCCGATCTGCTTGATGCTCTGCGTCTCGGCATTGCGCAGCGCGTCGCCGGTCTGCGAGACCATGCTCTCGACCATCGAGCCGAACCCACCGCCGCTCGGCGCGAGACCGCCGGAGGGCGCAAGGCCGCCACTCTTCTGTCCGGTATCGGACAGCGGATTGGTGGCCCGGGCCGCCCGGGCGTAAGCGGAAAGCCCGTCGAGGGAGCCGATCGACATTGCCTCGCCCTTACTTCAGCAGATCGACGGTGCGCATGGTCATGCCGCGCGCCGCCTCGATGGCGTTGAGGTTGGCCTCGTAGGACCGCTGCGCCGCCTTCATGTCGGCGGCCTCGATCAGCGGATTGACGTTGGGCTGCTCGACATACCCTTGCGCGTCGGCGACGGGATTGCCGGGCTGATAGATGCGACCGAAGGCACTCTTGTCCGCTTCGATAGACTTCACGGTAACTTGCGTGGCGCCGGTATTCCGATCGACCTCCGCTGCGAAACTGGCGACGCGGCGGCGATAGGGATCGCCCTCGGCCGTCGTGGCGATGGAGTCCGAATTGGCGAGGTTCTCGGCGATGACGCGCATCCGCAGCGCCTGCGCGCGCAGGCCCGATGCCGAGACGTCGATCGAATTGCCCAGTTCCGCCACACGTGGTCCCCAGATGCCCTTAACCACCTTATAGGCAACTTTTTCCTAGTGTCGCACTACTCCTATAAACTTTTCCCCTATAAAGCTGCCAGTGAAAGGAGACGCGCGGTGTCCGTCCTCGAAGGCATTCCCATCGACCTGCAGATCGTGCTGGGCTCCACCAGCATCCCGGTCCGCCAGGTGCTCAAGATGAGCCGCGGCGCGATGATCCAGCTCGACTGCGGGCAGGACGATCCGACGCGCCTCTACGTCAACGACCGCCTCGTCGCCGAGGGCCGCATCCTCGTCAACGGCGAGGCCATGTCGCTTGAAATCACCCGTGTGGTCCAGGCCGAGCGCTGAAAGGTGGACCTGTTCTCGCTTGTGCGCATGCTGGGTGCCCTTATGGTCGTGTTGGGTGCCCTTGTCTGCGCTTTGTGGGCGGTCAAGCGCTACGACCTGACCATGCCGCGCAAGTGGCTGGAAAAGCTGGGTAATACTGGTTCTGACAAGCGTTTGCAGGTGGTCGAGCGGCTTGCCGTGGACCAGCGCCGCTCGCTGGTGCTGCTGCGCCGTGACGATACCGAATTCAGCGTCCTGATCGGCCCGGAAGGGGTGACGGTGCTGGACAGCGCGGTCGCTCCGAAGGTGGTCGAGATTGTCAAACAAAATGATGAAAATCAGATATTTGATAAGGAACCGGAAGCACAGAAAGCCTCCTTCGCGGCCCGCATTCCAGTGCTCCCGGACGTCTGGTTCACGCAGGACGTGAAGACGGAACTGCACTGATGAGCGCCCCTGCCACCCCTGCCGGTTTCCCCGGGGAAACCGTGCTTCGGCGCATTCTGGCCGTTCTCGCGGTTCTGGTGGTGCTCGCCCTGCCCGTCGCGGCGATGGCCCAGAGTGCTGGCGCCGCAGGCGCAGCGAGCGCCCTGACCGGCGGCGGCACGATGTCGGGCCGGGTGCTGCAGCTGGTGATGGTGCTGACGGTGCTCAGCCTGGCGCCAGGCATCCTGATGACGATTACCTCGTTCACCCGCATCGTCGTGGCGCTCTCGCTGCTGCGCTCGGGGATGGGCGTGCAGGGCGTGCCGCCCAATCCGATCGTCATTTCGCTGGCGCTGTTCCTTAGCTTCTTCGTCATGGCGCCGACGTTCGACGCAGCGTGGAAGCAGGGGATGGGGCCCTACAACGCCGGGCAGATCAACGAAACCGAGGCCCTGTCCCGCGCCAGCAAGCCGTTCCACACCTTCATGCTGAAGCAAGTGCGCGACGACGACGTGAAGCTGTTCGTCAGCCTCTCGGGCAAAGTCCCGAAGAGCCGCGCGGAACTGCCGATGACGACGCTGATGCCCGCCTTCATGATCTCCGAACTGCGCCGCGCCTTCGAGATCGGCTTCCTGCTGCTGCTGCCGTTCCTGGTGATCGATCTTGCGGTGGCGGCGGTGCTGATGGCCATGGGCATGATGATGCTGCCGCCCGCGACGGTCTCGCTGCCGATGAAGATCATCTTCTTCGTGCTGGTCGATGGCTGGGCGCTGGTCGCGGGGTCTCTGGTGAAGAGTTTCGGGTAGCGCCTTGCCGCAAGGGGCTTCGACAAGCTCAGCCTGAGCGGGTTGAGGGCGTTTGTCTCCCTGCGCGCGCCCCACACTCCGCTCATCCTGAGCTTGTCGAAGGATGGGGTTCCAGCGCAGCCCCTACCCCGGCGACGCCTTCGTCACCGCCACGGAGCGTACCGCGTCCTTGCCGTAAACCTCCAGCGCGGCGTCCATCACCACCTTGCGGAAGGCATCGAGCCCCGGCAGCATCCCGTCCGGCCCGCTGGCCATCGGCGTGCGATAGGTCCGCAGGTTCACCGCGTTCATCAATAGCGGCAGCTTCGCGCCCACTTCCTCGGTCGTGCCCTGCGGCACCTCAAGCTGGATCTCGAAGGTTTCGTAGCCCGAAAGCCGCCCGTCGGCGAAGACCAGCGGCGCCAGCACTTCCACCGGCGGCACGAACTCGGTCGGGCCTTTGCCGGGCTTCTTCGCATGGCCCGTCACCAGTTGCGGCGCGAAGTGGAGCACGCCCCAGGCCCCCGCCCCGCCGACGCCGAGCCCCGCCACGGTGGCGAACAGGCCCATCACGATGCGCTTGATCATGCCGCCCTCCGCTCAGAACTTGAAGCTGGCGTCATGCGGCAGCGCGCCCGCCTCGGCCATGACGACGATGGTGATGCGGCGGTTCTCGGGGCGATCGGGCTGGTCGGGATAGACCGGCTCGGTGCCCGCCTTGCCGACGACCTCCGCAAAGCGGTCAGCCGGCAGCCCCGCCGCCACCAGCGCCGCCCGCGCGGCAAGGGCGCGATCAGCCGAAAGCTGCCAGTTTGCGTCGCTGTTCCCGCCCGCGCCATCGGTATGGCCCTCGATGGCGATGCGCGCGTCGATCCCGGCAAGCTGCTTCGCCGCCCGCGTCAGCAGCGCCCGCGCGAATTCGTTGAGCTGCGCGGTGCTGCCCTTGAACATCGAACGCTGCGCATTGTCGACGAGGTGGATACGCATCCCCTCGCGGCTCGGCCGCACGTCGACATTGGCGCGGCCCTGGCTGTCCATCGGCGGCTGCAGCGCGACCTGCATCTCTTGCGCCATGACGCGCAGCGAAGCCGCGGGCACTTCGGCCGTGCCCCCGCGCGCGGTGCCCACGGTCCCGGCCTCCGATGCGGGCTGCCCTTCAGGCTCTTCCTTGTCGCCCTGATTGTTGCGCCCGTGGCCGCCCGATCCCGGCTGCATGCCGGGGTCCTTGGTCAGCGTGGTCGCGGGGTTGGCCTTCTCGGAATCGGCGGAGAAGTATTCGGCAAGGCCCTTGAGCTGCACTTCGTCCGGATTGGCGAGCAGCCACAGCAGCATGAAGAAGGCCATCATCGCGGTCACGAAGTCGGCATAGGCGACCTTCCATGCGCCGCCATGGTGGCCGCCGCCGACCACCTTCTTGACCTTGCGGATGACGATGGGGCGCTTGTCGTTGCCCTTGGTGGCCATGGGTCAGCGCGCCTTAGGCCGGAGCGGCATTGAGCTGTTCCTTCACCGCCTCCAGCGCCGTCTCCATCTCCTGGAAGCTGGGAGCGTAGTTCGACGGCGTCATGCGGCGGGCCAGTTCGATGGCGATCTCGGTGGGCTGCTCCTGCGCGTGGCCGACGATGGCGGTCTTGACCAGCGTGTAGGGCTTGAAATCAGCGTCGATGATCTGCTGCAGCTTCTGCGCGATCGGGCCGACGAGGCAGTAGGCGAGCAGAACGCCGAGGAACGTGCCGACCAGCGCGCCGCCGATCATCGCGCCGAGGATCTCGGTGGGCTGGTCGATCGAGCTCATAGTCTTGATCACGCCCAGAACCGCCGCGACGATGCCGATCGCGGGCAGGCCGTCGGCCATCATCTGGATCGCGTGCTGGGGGCCGAGTTCCTCGTGGTGATGGCGCTCCATGTCGCCCTCCATCGCCTCGGCCAGCTGGTGCGGGTCCTCGAAGTTGACGGTCATCATGCGCAGGTAGTCGCAGATGAACTCGATCAGCTCGTGGTCCGCCAGCAGGCGCGGATAGCGGGAGAACAGCGCGCTTTCCTCCGGCCGGTCGAGATGCGGTTCGATGGCGTTGGCGCCGCCCTTGCGGAAAGTGGCGAGCAGCGCGAACAGCAGTGCGAGGAGGTCGCGGTAGTCCGCCTCCTTCCAGCGCTCGCCCTTGAACACGCGGGCGATGCCCTTGCCCGCCTTCTTCAGCGTGGTCATCGAATTGCCCAGCGCGAATGCGCCCAGCGCGGCTCCGCCGATCGCCATCATCTCATGCGGCAGGGCGTGGAAGATGACGCCCATGCTGCCGCCCGACATCAGGAAGCTGCCGAAGACGCACACCAGAATGACGACGAGGCCGACGATATTGAGCATGGAAATTTCCGAGAAAGCTATGCCCGCGAGAGACGGGACCTTTGCTGAATTATAGGACGCCGTGCTGCATCGCGGTGGTGGCTCGCGCATTTTTCGCAGGCGCGACCGGGCGACGGCCGGGCGTCCTATATGACTCGGGCGACGCTATTTGCCCCACCCCGCCCGGGAGCCCCGATGTCCGTTAACGCCTACGTCCGCGCCCGCAAGGTCGCCGAGACGCCCCGCAGCACCGAATTCCGGCTGATGACCGAGATCACCGCGCAGATGATCGCCGCGCGCGATGCCGGGTTTTCGGGCGTGCAACTGGCTCCCGCGCTTCACCGCAACCGCGAGGTCTGGGGCGCCTTCCGCACGCTGTGCATCGATTCCGCCAACGCCCTGCCCGACGAATTGCGCGCCGGGATCATCTCGCTGAGCCTGTGGGTGGACAAGTACACCTCGCAGGTCATCACCGGGCGCGAGAGCGTGGACGAACTGATCACCGTCAACCGCACCGTGATGGCCGGGCTGGCGAACGAGAACGGCGCGGTGCCGGTGGGGTGAGGACGTAGCGTGTGAGCACGATGCGCCCGATTGAAATACGTCCCCCTCAATCCCTGTGAAGTCATCCCCGCGAAGGCGGGGACCCAACTGATGCCGGTGCAACAGGCACCTTCGGGAGATAGGCTCTCGCTTTTGCGGGAATGACGATGATGGAGTCAGGTGCCTTCGCCGGCATCGTGACGCTCAGTGCGCTGCGACCATCGCCTCGCGGTATTCGGCCATGAGCGCGAAGCGCGGGTCGGCGACGGCGAGGTCGCCCATCGTCTTGGCGGCGCGCTTGGCGATCTGGCGCATGCGTTCGCGGGCAGTCTCGTCCTCGCAACCATCGAGCGCCGAAGTCTCGAACAGGCGGCCCTCAACGACCTGGCGGTTGTGCTGGAGGCGCTGTTCCAGCTCTCCGACCTCTCCGGTATCGAGCACCGGACGGCGCTGCGCCACCGCCCCGGCGGCGCGCTCGGCGCGAGTCAGCTTGCGGGGCTGGGCGCGGCGGCGGATGCGGTCGAGCCCGGAATTGCGCATGTGCTCGACATAGCTGTCGGTCAGCGCGCTCATCGCCGAATGGGCGAGGTAGTCGCTGGCCCCGGCCTCGGTGCGGCCGAGCGCATCCTCGTCGGCGATAGCCGCCAGGATCGACAGCCCCTCCCCGTCCTCGCCCCCGGTGATGGCGTCGAGCGAGACGGTGGTGGCTTCCACCTTGCGCGCGGAGGGGCGCTGGTCGGTCATGACGCGGAAGCGCAGGCTCTGCAGTTCGCCGCGGATCTGCCAGTTCACGAACGTGGTGAACTGCGCCTTCTCCGGCTCGTAAGCCAGGATCGCGCGGTGGACGGCGATCGCGCAGCACTGCTCCGCATCGTCCCAGTGGCCGACGAGGCCATACTGGCGGATGAAATGGCGAATGCGCGGCGCGATCAGCTTGAGGATGCAGGCGAAAGCGCGGTCCACCTCGGCCCGCTGCCGCCGGGTCTGCTCGGTGCCTTCCGGCGGCGTATTGGCGCTGACCGCAGCAACCGCAGCCTCAAGCGCGACAGTGATCTTCGACATGGCGAACCCCGATGGCACGCGCAGCCCCTTGCAACGCATCCATGGGCTCGGAATCTATTCCTATAAATTGGGAACCAACAATCCTATACGAGAGTTATCCACTGATGCGGCAAATTTTGCCGCGCAGATGGAGCGATTTTCCTAGTCGTCGTCCCGGACTTGATCCGGCACAGCTGGCCGAGAACGGCCTATCTTGCCGCGCGCGCAGCCCGGCCTCGCCTAAAGACAGCCACCGGTCCCGGATCAAGTCCGGGACGAAGCAATTGATATAGGATCAGGCAAATCTTTCCGGCCGGACATGTTTGCCGACATAGTCCATCAGCCACGAACGGTGCGCCGCGACCGCACTTCCGGCCTGTGCGATCCGCCGTTCCGCCGCCGCCGAACCGACTTGCGCGCCCAGCAACTTGCGCGCGCGGTCGGGTGAGAGGCCGCCCGCAAGAAACCGCTTCGCATCGCCGACGCCGAGGTGATGGCCAAGGTACGCCGCCTGCGCGACCTCGGTGGTGCCCGCACCGATCGTCGCGCCCGAGCGGCGCAGCGCCGCGACATTGGCGCTGGCATAGTCGGCGACCGCCTCGATCGAGGCGCGCGGATCGTAGCGCAGCGCCAGCAGCGCGCCCCGGCTCTCGGCCTTGACCTGCCCGCGTGCGTCGAGCCAGCCGTTGGCCTCGGCCGTGCTGTTGAGCCAGGTGCCGGAGCGCTCCGCCTCGCCTTCCCACGTCCCGTTGAGGAACTGGCCGAGCCCCGCCGCGCTCGAACGCGGGTTACGCGAATAGGGCTGCCAAGTCCCGCCCGCGCCCTTGGCCGCCTCGGCATCGACGATCGCCGCCAGCGCGGAGGCCGGAAGCCCGGTCCGCTCCGCCGCCGCATCGAGCATCCCGGCATAGCGCGCATTCGGGCCGCCGCCCATGGCGGACACCGCATCGCCGCTCGTCTCGGCCGGAGCCTCGGCCTGCGGCACAGCGGCCGTGTCCAGCGCCGCCTTCGAGTCCGGATCGAGGATCGCCAGCAACCGGTCGAGCCCGATCGGATCGCTCTGGCTGATGGCGGTAATGGAGGACTTGCCCTCGCCTTCCGTCTCTTCCGTCGAGCCCAGCGCCGCGCGCCACAGACGGCCGGACATCTCCGAACGCGCCGTGTCATAGATCAACCGCGCCTTCTGCGACGCCGACAGATTCGCTGCCGTCAGGTTCGAAGAGGCGGTCTTGTCGATCATCGCGCGCGCAGGGTCCGCAGGAAGGCGGCGGCGCTGATGTCGTCGGTGGCGGACTGCTCGGCCGCAGCCTCGCTGCGCAGGGCTTCGGCGCGGTAATCGTCGGCGGCATTCTCGATCCCGCGCAGGACGCCGTAGGCGTCCACGGCGACTTCGCGCAGGGCATCGAGGCGCGCCTGCAGCTGCGTCTCGCGGGCCGAAAGCGCCTGCCGCTCGCCGCGCATGCGCCGCTGCCAGCCCGGCGAGACGAGGGTGAGATCGGTGGCGGCAAGGTCCGCCTCGCGCACCAGCGCAGCGGCGACGCGCATCCGCTCCTGCTCGACCGCGCCCAAGGCGCCCGCCTCGGTGCGGATGGCGCTGCTCACTTCGTCCAGTTCGCGCTGCCGCACGCGCAATGCGGCGTCATAGGGCGTTTTCATGAATTTCCTCCAGAATACCCAAGAGCGCCGCGAAGTCCTCGGCGGCGAAGCTGCGGATGCGCTTGTCCTGGTTGAGCAGCGCCTCGATGCGCGGGGCGAGAGCGACGGCGCGGTCCACTTCGGCATTGGCCCCGGCGCGATAGGCGCCGAGGCGCACCATCTCCTCCATGTCCTTCCACGTCGCCAGTTCGGCGCGCGCGGCAAGGCGGGTGGCGTTGTCCTGCGGTTCCAGACACTGCGGCAAAGTGCGCGAGACCGAACGCAGCACATCGATGGCGGGATAGCGCCCGCGCTCGGCAATCTTGCGGGTGATGACGACGTGGCCGTCGAGGATGCCGCGCACCGCGTCGGCGACCGGCTCGTTGTGGTCGTCGCCGTCGACCAGTACGGTGAACAGCCCCGTGATCGCCCCCTGCCCCGGAGTTCCCGGCCCGGCGCGCTCCAGCAGGCGCGGAAGTTCGGCGAAGACGGTGGGGGTATAGCCCTTGGTCGCGGGCGGCTCGCCTGCCGCAAGGCCGATCTCGCGCTGGGCCATGGCGAAGCGGGTGACCGAGTCCATCAGGCACAGCACGTCGAGCCCTTCGTCGCGGAAATGCTCGGCGACGGCGAGCGTGGTCCAGGCGGCCTGCCGGCGCAGCAGCGCGGGCTCGTCCGAGGTGGCGACGACGACGACGCTGCGCGCCAGCCCCTCCTCGCCAAGGTCATCCTGGATGAATTCCTGCACTTCGCGGCCGCGCTCGCCGATGAGGCCGATGACGGCGACGTCGCACTCGGTCCAGCGCGCCAGCATGGACAGGAGCGTGGACTTGCCCACGCCCGAGCCCGCGAAAAGGCCGAGGCGCTGGCCCCGGCACAACGGCGCGAAAAGGTCCAGCGCGCGCACCCCGGTCTCGATCCGCGCACCGACGCGGGCGCGCGCGGATGCGGGCGGCGGCGCGGACTTTATGCGGCGCTGCTCGCGTCCTTGCGGCAGCGGACCCTTGCCGTCCACCGGGCGGCCGAGCCCGTCCACCACCCGGCCCAGCCAGCCCGAGGAGACACGCAGGCCCAGTTGCCCGGCGGACAAGTCCGCACGCGATCCGGAAGCGATGCCCTCTGGCTCGTTGAAGGGCATGCAGTGGGCGATGCCGTGGTCGAGGCCCACCACTTCCGCCTCGATCGCCCCCACGGGAGAGCGCAAGGTTATCCGCGAGCCGATCCGCGCGGCCCCGGCCAGCCCGTCCACCTCGATCAGCGCACCGCGCACCGCGACGACCCGGCCATACCGCTGGTCGGGCGCAAGCATGCGCAGGCCGGAAGCGGCGGCGGCTAGGGGCATGGCCTCAAGACCGTGCCCCGACCATCAACCTTCCCTCCGTTCGTCATTGCGAGCGCAGCGAAGCAATCCAGGGCGGTGTTAAGCTGCCCTGGATTGCTTCGCTGCGCTCGCAATGACGAGGTTGGGGGTGGCATTGCGCGCTCAGTCGGCTGCGGGCGCCAAGCGGGCCAGCGCCTCGGCTTCGTAGGCGATCAGCCAGCGGCAGTCGGAAAGCGCCTGGTAGAACTGGCCGACCGAGACCTTGTTGGCGAAGGCGACACAGACCGCCTTCGCCTCCGGCGCCTGCAGCGCGCCGAGCAGGACTTCGAGCTTCTCCAGCAAGGTCTGCTGGTGGCGTTCGAGATCGGCCGGGTCGATATAGGCCATCATGCACGCGAAATAGAGCTGCTTAGCCGGCGAGGTCGCATCCTGCGGCTTCATGACGTCGCGCCCGCGCAGGATCGTGGCGTCGTTTTCCAGCACGAGATCGGTGCGACCGACCGCGCGCAGAACCGCGCCGTTCACGATGACCGGCTCGCCGTTGCGAAGCGAAATACGAAGCGTCATGTCCCAGAATGTCCCAGTTAGACCGCCATTATAGGATGGTTTGGGGGTGATCCGGTCATGGCAGGCAATTTTTGCCGGGGTCGCGCATGCCCACCGCGCTGCGACTAGGGCCTGCGGCCCAAGTCTCGCTGCCCCTCCCACAAGCGGGCGGGGCAAACCATGTCAGCCCGCCCGCTTGCGGAAGGGCCGGGAGGCTTGAGAGCGAAGCGAACTAGCCGGACGGGGTGGGCGCCGTTTCGAGCATCCGCGAATTTTTCCCGCGCC encodes:
- a CDS encoding rod-binding protein, whose protein sequence is MSDPINTYPTQARVISQDRSPAAVARQFEGVFAGQITKIMMETVEQDEQFSGGHGEEMFRGILAEQIGNSIASGKGLGIASAVEAQIIRLQGATNAE
- a CDS encoding flagellar basal body P-ring protein FlgI, which produces MPRLPVLLALLALLSPSVAQAGPQPRIKDIVDVENVRTNQLVGYGLVVGLQGTGDRIRNVPFTEETLQAMLERMGVNIRGTQMLTQNVAAVTVTATMPPFARSGSTVDVQVSALGDASSLQGGILLVSSLRALDGEIYAVAQGPVAVSGFKAQGAGAKLSRGVMTTARIAGGAIIEREVPYDLRNAHSLKLALKNPDFTTARQIAQTINRQAPGSAEVLDPGTVELRPYGSGSLIDLVTQVENLTVAVDQPARIVINEAAGTVVMGADVRVSPVAIAQGGLTISVTETPVASQPAPFSGGQTAVLPRTTIQANDGNGAALAMLTSGTSLQTLVGGLNALGVSPRDLITILQALKTAGALQAEIAVQ
- the flhB gene encoding flagellar biosynthesis protein FlhB, with product MADDALDKDQRTHEPTQKKLDDARKRGEVAIAPEVRHATMMAGALAVTGWLGLSAIESLGTMLKRLWGDAEDFSLDPDGAQGLATGVAWHTMVSLLPVFAVLMAAAVSTIFLQGRAVMSWSRLSPKWSKLSPASGFSRLFGTRALVEFAKTLAKMSAIGLVVWMVLAPRLQGVDGLVGRSPAAVGAAAGGLAFEALRAVAMLVAGLALFDFLWQRRSFMQRMRMTLQEVKDEHKQNDGDPKIKAKIRQIQMQRSRKRMMSAVPTASVIVTNPTHYAVALKYEHGVTAAPTVVAKGVDAVALRIREVAAEAGVPILENPPLARALFAAVEIDHPIPIEHYQAVAEIIGYVLKLAKKAGK
- a CDS encoding flagellar biosynthetic protein FliR is translated as MNAIDLATLLRLPIDTAAFLLLFCRVGSVIMLLPAFSDDGLPMQIRLVMALAFTFGMYGMLEPHVTPALQSGLSMPLLVIGEVMIGLALGMIVRILFSAAAIAGALASQQVGLSSALVVDAAMGGQVPLLARFVGVAAIVVCLSTGVHHLWIASIFKSYASFPVGGMPPAADFAHLAVAVMGQATALGLSLCAPLILYGMLFNLGQGLAARVAPSIQVFFIMQPANLLLGLSVLAMTLGAMLTAFANAMATFMQSGWTL
- a CDS encoding flagellar biosynthetic protein FliQ; the protein is MTPDAAIELARAALVLMLTICGPMLIAALIVGVLIGLLQALTQVQEMTLTFVPKLLVLGVVMLLSLPMIGHALSNFMDRVADAIVAH
- a CDS encoding flagellar hook-basal body complex protein FliE, with the translated sequence MSIGSLDGLSAYARAARATNPLSDTGQKSGGLAPSGGLAPSGGGFGSMVESMVSQTGDALRNAETQSIKQIGGKGDLIDVVTAIGAAETALDTVVAVRDRVVSAYSDIMKMQI
- the flgC gene encoding flagellar basal body rod protein FlgC — protein: MAELGNSIDVSASGLRAQALRMRVIAENLANSDSIATTAEGDPYRRRVASFAAEVDRNTGATQVTVKSIEADKSAFGRIYQPGNPVADAQGYVEQPNVNPLIEAADMKAAQRSYEANLNAIEAARGMTMRTVDLLK
- a CDS encoding FliM/FliN family flagellar motor switch protein, with amino-acid sequence MSVLEGIPIDLQIVLGSTSIPVRQVLKMSRGAMIQLDCGQDDPTRLYVNDRLVAEGRILVNGEAMSLEITRVVQAER
- a CDS encoding FliO/MopB family protein; this translates as MDLFSLVRMLGALMVVLGALVCALWAVKRYDLTMPRKWLEKLGNTGSDKRLQVVERLAVDQRRSLVLLRRDDTEFSVLIGPEGVTVLDSAVAPKVVEIVKQNDENQIFDKEPEAQKASFAARIPVLPDVWFTQDVKTELH